In one window of Melospiza melodia melodia isolate bMelMel2 chromosome 21, bMelMel2.pri, whole genome shotgun sequence DNA:
- the MMP28 gene encoding matrix metalloproteinase-28, with the protein MAAPLRAALALGLLAAAQPAPAPAQRRQAELFLEKYGYFREQGAGTHSPAEFSKALRDFQRVTHLPASGVLDARTLRQMALPRCGTDDGHGRAAPARRRRRSAQHGGRWPKRQLTYRVVNRPPYLPQHGVRLAVRAAFQLWSNVSSLLFWEAQDGPADIRLTFFHGDHNDGLNNAFDGPGGALAHAFLPRRGEAHFDSAERWSLHSGKGRNLFIVVAHEVGHTLGLQHSPVKSALMSPYYKKLSKDFVLSWDDILAIQSLYGKPSKGSAIQLPGKVFTHFQDWNTDLYSRDRQQRSLSTYYCHSFFDAITSDGDHNLYIFKGSHYWVVSGSGNASEPQALQPRWPGLPGGIDACAWSQSTGKFYFFKGGRCWRYAGSQLDAGFPRKCSALGLPRHPDTALYFQQLRRLVVFKGPKYFVLGEDPMAVEPYYPRSLRDWAGLPPGTAGALAHRDRALYFFRDDQFWKFDQDKLQVVATGKWATQLAWMGCWDANSEQVLF; encoded by the exons ATGGCAGCGCCGCTGCGGGCGGCCCTGGCGCTGGGGCTGCTGGCGGCCGCTCAGCCCGCACCGGCCCCGGCTCAGCGGCGGCAGGCGGAG ctcttcCTGGAGAAATATGGCTATTTCAGGGAGCAGGGGGCCGGCACACACAGCCCAGCCGAGTTCAGCAAGGCGCTGAG GGATTTCCAGCGTGTGACCCACCTCCCTGCCAGCGGGGTGCTGGATGCCCGCACCCTCCGTCAGATGGCCCTGCCCAGGTGTGGCACGGATGACGGGCACGGCCGCGCTGcccccgcccggcgccgccggcGCTCGGCACAGCACG GAGGGCGGTGGCCGAAGCGGCAGCTGACGTACCGCGTGGTGAACCGGCCGCCGTACCTGCCGCAGCACGGCGTGCGCCTGGCCGTGCGCGCCGCCTTCCAGCTCTGGAGCAACGTGTCCTCCCTGCTCTTCTGGGAGGCGCAGGATGGTCCTGCCGACATCCGCCTCACCTTCTTCCACGGCGACCACAACGACGGACTCAACAACGCCTTCGACGGGCCAG GCGGTGCCCTGGCCCACGCCTTCCTGCCCCGGCGAGGAGAAGCTCACTTTGACAGCGCTGAGCGCTGGTCCCTGCACAGTGGCAAGGGCAGGAACCTGTTCATCGTGGTGGCCCACGAGGTGGGGCacacgctggggctgcagcactcGCCCGTCAAGAGCGCCCTCATGTCACCCTACTACAAGAAGCTCAGCAAGGATTTTGTCCTCAGCTGGGATGACATCTTGGCCATCCAGAGTTTGTACG GAAAGCCCTCCAAGGGCTCGGCCATCCAGCTCCCAGGAAAGGTCTTCACTCACTTCCAGGACTGGAACACGGACCTTTACAGCAGGGACCGGCAGCAGAGGAGCCTCAGCACCTATTACTGCCACTCCTTCTTCGATGCCATAACCTCTG ACGGGGATCACAACCTCTACATCTTCAAGGGCAGCCACTACTGGGTGGTGTCAGGCAGTGGCAATGCCAGCgagccccaggctctgcagccGCGCTGGCCCGGCCTCCCCGGCGGCATCGACGCCTGCGCCTGGTCCCAGAGCACGGGCAAGTTCTACTTCTTCAAAG GTGGCCGGTGCTGGCGCTACGCTGGCTCCCAGCTGGACGCGGGATTCCCCCGCAAATGCagcgccctggggctgccccggcACCCGGACACCGCGCTCTACTTCCAGCAGCTCCGGCGCCTCGTGGTCTTCAAGGGGCCCAAGTACTTCGTGCTGGGCGAGGATCCCATGGCCGTGGAGCCCTATTACCCCCGGAGCCTGCGGGACTGGGCAGGGCTGCCCCCGGGCACCGCCGGCGCCCTCGCCCACCGCGACCGCGCCCTCTACTTCTTCAGGGACGATCAGTTCTGGAAATTCGACCAGGacaagctgcaggtggtggccaccGGCAAATGGGCCACGCAGCTGGCCTGGATGGGCTGCTGGGATGCCAACAGTGAGCAGGTGCTGTTCTGA